From Aegilops tauschii subsp. strangulata cultivar AL8/78 chromosome 5, Aet v6.0, whole genome shotgun sequence:
AATTTAGAAGAGTGTTCAACAAGGAATTCTTTCCTCGCGGAAAGGGAGGTCAAAACAGTGTTTTCTAACATCCATGCCTTTACGTAAGGTGTATTATTTTCAACACGATGATCGGCACATAATTATAGACAATTTAAGATGAAATTACCCTCATCTAATTCAACAATTTAGGATGGAATTAGCCTCATCTAATTCATTGATTAGTGGCAAGTAAATATATTAGGTCAGGAAAGAATCCGAagagagatactccctccgttcctaaatatttgtctttctagacatttcaaatgactaccacatacggatgtatgtagacatattttagagtgtagattcactcagtttgctccgtatgtagtcacttgttgaaatgcctagaaagacaagtatttaggaacggagagagtagttTTCTTTTTTATCTAAGGAGAGATCCATGCAATCAGAGAAGAGATACTTTTTTTTTGGAGGGCCAATAACTGAATTACGAGGAATTAGAACAATTGCACCTTGCATTGTGGATTTTTATCACAAAAACAAATACACCTTACATATATGAAGATGTTTTGTACTAGGAAGGCGCTATTAATAGATGCTCATACAGTTGACAATTGGTAAATCAAGATATTATGCCAGACATGGATGCTGTAATGGGGATATGGGATCCAAGACCACACCGTGGCAGGGCTTCTTATAGCAATTCACCTACTGAAAACATACAACAATCGCAGGTACAAAACCCAGACACGCTACATAATTGCAATAAACAGCTTTGTGCCAAGTAATCAAACAAAGCAAGTAATAATAAAACAAAGGCACCAAACTAAAAATCTTAAAAAGATTGGTCTTCTCAGAATAGAAACCACGGGCTTAAGAGCGTCAAATTTAATAGTTCCAAAATCCAACACAATGGCCATAGCTCTATAGGTACGGACTGGTAATACAGGACCGAGTTTTCGGATAAAATTCACCAACTAGCCACGCTCTATTTCTTCTTgtcaccagcaccaccaccaccagcagaCCTGCATATCACGTGAGAACATTTTAGTCATTTATATACCAACTGTTACAGCAAAACAGAATTGCAACTGTTATTGCCTGAATGTAGAAGACATGAACATGGTCAGGCAAAAGAAAAACCTAAAGAACTACAAGCAATAGAAACATAATTATGGTGAAGATTGCATTATATATGCAACACCGAAAACACCATCATCTTCCAAGTGGAAACTGCTGTCTACAACCTACACTACTTGACAGGGAGAAAAGCCACAtctatttttttttaaattgctgGAAGAATTGTTGAGTCCATAGGCGTTCGCTTAAGCGTGCATAGGCGAATGCAACAACAGAACACCTAGGGCCTAGTCATGCTAAGCGTGCCCCGGCACACACTACAAGGTAGGCACTAGGCAGAGACGAGATAGGCACTAAGCAGAGATTAAAAAAGGGAATTTAGACCTAGCGCTTTATTTAAGCTTGGCTGGAAGCCAGCACAGCATTTCTTAATGTTAAGGAATTCTTTTTGTCTTCAATTCACTTTTAAACCCAACAAATTCATAATTCTCCTAAAGCTAGAGGATGCACTATGCAATGCTCTAGGTAACTAAGTAGTCCAGAGCAAAAAGGAAAACTGAATAATAGGACAGCAGAGTCAAATAATGTTCATAATATAAATGGTGAGTCGAGTGGTTACACACCTCATCTTCCTAAGGACACTTGACATCTCCTCTCTCTTCTTCTTTGCTCTCTTGTGAGTACCAAGCTTTCTCTTGGCGACCTTGAGTGCACGCTTGTCCTTTCCAACCTTAAGAAGCTCAGTGATACGTTTCTCATAGGGAGCGAATCCAGCAACCTCCCTAATCAAGTTCCTGACAAAATGCACCCTCTTGGTACCTTTCTGCAAAATATGCCAAGATAACATTGTAAGAATAACTGCAAACTGGATAGACATGTTATAATAATTCAGCTGAGCATATAGGAGCATGTAAGTTA
This genomic window contains:
- the LOC109753823 gene encoding large ribosomal subunit protein eL36x, encoding MAPSQPKSGLFVGINKGHVVTKRELPPRPSDRKGKGTKRVHFVRNLIREVAGFAPYEKRITELLKVGKDKRALKVAKRKLGTHKRAKKKREEMSSVLRKMRSAGGGGAGDKKK